From the Drosophila willistoni isolate 14030-0811.24 chromosome 2L unlocalized genomic scaffold, UCI_dwil_1.1 Seg168, whole genome shotgun sequence genome, the window aaaacaaaataaactaaaaaaaaatttatttgaatcaaGCAATTAatgaacaaaatattaaaaaaaaaaaaatggtaaaaaaTGATACTGTAAGGAATTAGGGTTAAAGCAATGACGTGGTAGGCTGCTGGCAGAGCTGTTGGCTGGAGGACAAACAGGAGtgatttatattgacttgtaacttgtgttaaaccaaggaataaaaaaaaaattatgttttgtattttttaaagtaaatttaaataaaaccgAAGGCATTTATTTTCATTCCCTTGGaagatgaaataaaaaacGGTAATCTTTAAAGTACAAAATATGAAGTtgttttcaacaaatttttgaattaatattTAGTTGTTCAACCTTATTTTTTAAGACTTCGCGGCAACAATATCTCATGGAATCAAATAACTTGGTGCAAATTGCTGGTTTTAAAGAATATCGTTTAACCTAGATATTTTCCCTGTATTCTTGcttatttttggtttatatCAAGAAgttcttttctttaatattcCCTAAAGGCAGTTTTATTAAGTTTAAGTTCTGGGAGTGAGATGGCCGATTCAAAAcactaattttattttccttgtTTGCTAGCTCGGACGAGTGTTTGGGATCGTTTTCCTGCTGATATCACTTTAAAGGCAATTTTTGTTCGGCATAAGGAAGCATTGTATTGCTAAGGATATTTCTCCAAAATTACGGACCGACACTTGACGAAGAAAGCATCCCCAAAACATAATGTTTCCACCTTAGTGCCTAACGGTCTTTAAAGTGTGTTTTGGATCATAAACAGTACTTTTTCAAAAAGGCCCGAAGCACATGTTGGGTAGCAAAATCTGATctatgttttatatttttcttgctCAAGCACGGTTCTTTTCGAGCATTATATGCCTTTAACAGCTTTGATATCAATCTTGCCCGGATAACTTATTTTTAAGCTTTTCCGATGAAAGGAATGGGTTTTTATTCGCTTCCAGCATGATGACCTGTTCGAAATTTGACGTTGGAGACGCGTTTACGACCTCGATTTACTTGCTTGTATTCACAATGAATAGCGGAAAGCCCTTTTACTTTTGAGCAATTTATTTCTTTGGCGATCTCTGCAATTGAACGACCAGagtttgttagttttttataGTTTCCCTTCCTTTCTCTGGGGAGTGCGTTCCACGACCCATACTGCATATCATGTTACTAAATTTAATGGactttaaacattttttatgtagaatattatattaaaactaaaaattgacATCTATGAGacttaaaatgtttttgacTGAAAATATACGAAGCGTTTCTATTTTTTTCCAATCGAAAACCGGGTTTGTTTTACTATCAAGCATGAAGAAAAAGTTTCGCGAAAGTAGGGGTCGATATGAATTAAAATAACATAACTACTATCCTACTATCCTGTTTAAGAATACACTGATTTTCAAGTCGGATAATTTGCCCAACGTTGAAAAACGagatttaaaaatcaaaaaaggttgccgtttctattatttcttACAACGCTGTAGTTTATATACGTTTTATTTGACAAGATTTCCAAATGGAGGtgtgaagttgatttgcaccgACGGCCGGACGCACATGGCTACTTATATGAAGTTAGAttttcatgctgatcaagaaaatatacAGTCTGTCAAGAAACACTTTACACAGTgttaaaaagttaaattttttgacTTTATGTACAAAAGTAAagagtttttgtttaatttaactaatttttttcaatGGTTAACTGTTTAATagttatttttaaatcaaattataaaaaacagaaacgaaaacaataaaggtaaaacttaaaaaacaaccaaaactTAAATTACACATATTTGATACTGTCAAGAAACTCTACACATTTCGATTTGTTCATCTCTTTTGCTCTTATTCGTAGAAATAACGGTGATTTACCGCTAACTTTGCTTTTGAAGTTCATTACGAAGCTCTTCTTTTGCATTCCCTTCGATTTGATTGTGAAAATTGGTTGAGTAAGGATCTAACAACCGTAATAATCGGATTTTTGAAAAGCCCGGCAAAAGATTGTGCTTCGAAGTGGTCCAATTGATTTTATTCCGACTTTGAACTTTGGAACACTTTCCGTCACGGTTTGGGTGTATATCCATTCGAGGAGTCGATGAACTGACATTTATTGATAATACCATGAACAGCAGCCTAGCAGTATCTGGAAATATTGGAAGCATATTTAGCACAAAGTGCCATCGAATTTGGATGCGTAGGCGACAATAAGGcgaatttcaaattttaccAAGACAACGACCCCAAACATAAGGAGTACAATGTCCGGTCTTAGCTTCTTTACCACTGTGGcaattgtttttcttgataccgAAAACATTTCTACGAGTTCTGGGACAGATTTGCCCAATTGACGATTCTATAAAATCAATTGGACCACTTCAAAACTCAATCTTTTGTCGGGCATTTTAAAAATCCGATTATTATGGTTATTAGATCCTTACTCAACGAATTTTCACAATCAAATCGAAGCGAATGCAAAAGAAGAGCTGCGTGATGAACTTCCAAAAGCAAAGTTAGCGGTAAATCACCGTTATTTCTACGAATAAGAGCAAAACAGATGAACAAAACGAAATGTGTAAAGAGTTTCTTGACAGTGTCAAATATGTGTAATTTAagttttggttgttttttaagttttacctttattgttttttataatttgatttaaaaatacaTACTTAACAGTTAACCATTGAAAAATATtacttaaattaaacaaaaactctTTACTTTTGTACATAATGTCAAAAAAATTGAGCTTTTTCCAGTGTGTCAAGTGTTTCTTGACAGACTGTATACTTTATTGtgcggaaacgtctcctttactgcgttacaaacatcggatatattttaaataaacaaataaccTCTGCAAGGGTAAAGGAATTATCtaattaattaaacttaatACTGACAGATTTGTAAActttttattaacttttattAACGGAATATGCGAACAACCAATttgcaaacatttttgaaatctCTGTTAGCATCTACTTCACTACTATTTTTGCGAACACAGCTGTAGATCTTGGAGACACTGAGAGCTAAAACCATGAAATATGGTATGTAAACCAAATTTGTGTATGTGATCAAGTATATTTACACGCCCGCGCAATTTAAACAGAAATGATTTTGACAAAGCTAGAGACATACAATTAAGCAAGTGCTTTCATTAAGACAGTGCAAGGAATTAAGATTTTGCCACCCCCCTATTTcatctatgtacatatttttaaaaaaggtAGAGTTGCCCGATGGCGGCGGTAGGGTACTCATATGCttacatgtgtatgtatgtatgtatgtatgatgtATATGAGTGAGCGCGATTTGCTTTCAAAGCATCATGTAAACAGAActttaaatacatacattaaatgtatacacatacatatgtatgtatttaatataaatgtcaaatatttgttttacttggtgcatggtataccgaagACGGCGAGGCGATTtacttcattaattttttatgtttttactctatttgtttaaaaatattgcaatatattcattttgcttcgacatacatacatacttacatattgTGTATGATTGGGCAtatttgcatatgtatgtacatacatatatgtatatatgtatgtatgtacatgtgtatgtattcTTTTGTAAAGCAGTACTTTTAAGTGTTTGtgcaaatatatgtacatatgtatgtatgtgtatctccaacatgtacatacatacataagtacatatatatgcattaatgtatgtatggatcTACATATGTAAACATAAAACCATAATAGTCTATTTATTCCATTAATTATGCATTCTGTAATGATTGATTGTAAATTTCGAATATGAAAGTGCAAGTAAAATTAATTATgactatttttatttatggcGTAATAACACACGcagatacatatgtaagtacattCACACATTAACACatgaatatgtatattttttgcatatgtatgcatacaaacataattatgtatttacatatatacatatgtacgtatggatgtatatgtaaatatcaGGGCGTCAGTAATtgaagtacatacatatgtacatatttaattCTACATTTGTTGCTATCACACTTGTGTGATTGAATTCTGTTTGGCTTACCTTAATAGAGAGGCAGTTGAATATCTGAATTATAATGTGCGACGATGAATCATCttgcaattgtttttgtttcattccTATAAGCCCACcatttttacaatattttttttccccaaTTGAATGTTTATCATCAACAAAATTAGACTGATGTAAGATTGGAATTGCGCTTGCTTTTGTAATATCAGCCTTTTCACTTTCTACTGTTTGATGCAAAGGCAAGAGCGAATGCAATTTATATACGGACGCCGCTGATTCCACCGGTTTTGACGTCgaagtgtttttattttgaaatgacTGAAGCTGGGAGTATTTTATATTCCCTTCATCATTGCACTGTGTAACTGTTGATGCAATAGTGCTAGTAGAAGGGTCATTAGATGTGCATTGTGACCTGCAAGGGGACTTGTCAACATCCATTTCAATATCGTTTAGAGGTGCTGTTGCTAAGGTCGAGTTAACACATCGACATGGTCCTTCGCCTTTCGTAAAGTTGAGAATTTTACAGGAACATTCAGCTTGAACGTTATTTGCATTGGCGTTGGTCGTAGTGGCAATCTCATCTTCATTGGACTGAGCTTGTGTTGGTGTAAAATCGTATATTTGTAGCTCTGCGATATCGCATTCACTGACCAATGTGAGACACAATCGACAAACTTGACGAAACTTATGTGGTACATAAtacattattaaattttttttttaacgtttccAATCGAAATTGTCGTAAACTATACTATTGCAAGGGActaaaaaagaattttaaaataaattataaaaacaatgtAAACACTATTTGTCACTATTTCATTGCAACAATCCACGTTCATCTCAGAAATAAATTGGTTTTTCTGCGCCCTGAATCGGAACTAATAGTTCGCACATGATTATCAATTAGGGATGGAAATGGAACTAACCGCCTATTACCCGATTCCTACTAACGATCTTTCACAATCTCTTTTGTGGTTGGTGCATAACGCCCGGTTCCCACAGAATATCTTAACAGCTGATTTTACAACTGCCACAGAGaactaaataatttatatatgctgcaattgttttaacataAAAGAGAAcaatattttacatatatagtaaATAAATCATAACATTATGCATATAAGATATGCCATAATACATTTATCTGTAGGCCTAAGTCtgcgtatgtatatataaataggtTTATTAGAGCTGATGTGTTCAGGTATTCATGGACGTATCGATACTACATCTTTTGATGTATGTAATAACCCGGAACTTTCCAATAAAACACGTTACTTCCAAATTTATAAACACATGTATATTTTCCCGCTTCAATGCGGCCGCTAAGATTGTCACAAATATActcaatacatatatactaattaGAACCAATCGAGAGAGGTAATAAAGGatcatagagagagagagagagttagagAGTTAAAGGGCTTTGCTTTGTAGGCGTCGATTGCCGCTTAGCATCTCGGTGCTGGTTGCCACATCCCTCCTTTTCTCACGAGCTTAAGCTTTAATCCCTCGGTAGAGTTTTCGTAATCCTCTTCTGGCGCTTGCTCCTCGAGTTGTGCGGCTGGCTGTGGAGTTTGATTTGTGGCAGGTATTGGAAACGATTTTGTGTTGGTAGCATCGGACGATTCCGTTTCACCAGGGACCCTTTTAAGGTGATTTGCATTTCTTATGAGCGTTTTGCCTCCCCCACATACTTGTACTATATTCCCTTCTTTTTTCAACACTACTTATTCAGTAGTGTCAAAATTTGGTGTTAGTTTGTGGGGAAAAACTACATCCTTAAGAACCACCTTATCTCCCACATTGATATTTACTTCCTTTGCTCCTGTCCTTTTGTCTGCAGTTTCCTTTcccttttgtttattgatgCAGTCATTATCCCTTTCCGCTGAGTCTGTAAACACTCCCACTAAATCTTGTATTCCCGGGATTTTATCCCTAATGACTCGATTGAACATCAGCTCTGTAGGAGCGGAGCCTGTGGTCCCATGAGGGGTTACATTATACATCAGTGTGAAAGCTTGAATTTCATCCTTAagatttttcttgttttgaaGAGCTATCTTCAACCGCTTGACTAATGCCTTGTTCATATTCTCGACCTCGCCGTTAGCCTGTGGCCAATAAGGGGGTGTTGTTATTTGCTCGATGCCGTATGATTTACAATAGTTTCTGAATTCAAGGCTTACATATTGTCGGCCATTATCAGTTCGTAACTGTTTCGGGTAAACAAGCCTACTGAAAATTTCCCCACACGCCCCAATTAGTGATTCCGATGTAAAGGAGCGAAGGAATTTAAACTCCATGTATCTAGAGTAATAGTCTATTAAGACTAAAATATATTCATTGTTTGGTAGTGGCCCTAAAAGATCTGTAGCGACCGAAGTTCATAGGCGGTGGTTTTGTCGCTTGGGATACTAAAATACAATCAAAACAATTCTTTACAAATTTCTCGGTATCTCTGTCAATTTGGGGCCACCAGTCTTTGGACCTCAATCTTTGCTTCATGGCTGATTCGCCAGGATGTCCCTAATGTGCCAGCACCAACACTTTCTGTCTCAATGTTGCCGGAATAACAATCCAAACTCCTCTTAGCATGATTGTTCCAATAGTTGACAGTTCATGTCGAAATGGGTATAATTTATTTGACATTGCCGAGTCGCAAGAACCTTGCTGAAGGCACACCATTGCGTCCAATATTTCCTCATCCTGTGTGCTGTCTTCAGCTATttcagttatcgatattgatatTGGTGTAGCGTTTTCAATAATTCGCAATATGCTATGCTCATCCTTGATGTCGTAAGAACTGGATGGCGTTTGCTCACACAAACGGGAAAAACTATCAGCTATGTTTTCCTTTCCTGATTTGTAAATGACGCAGAAGCCATCTTTCGATACGCGCTGTAGGCTTTGATGTTGGCTTGAAAAT encodes:
- the LOC111519658 gene encoding uncharacterized protein LOC111519658; translation: MYYVPHKFRQVCRLCLTLVSECDIAELQIYDFTPTQAQSNEDEIATTTNANANNVQAECSCKILNFTKGEGPCRCVNSTLATAPLNDIEMDVDKSPCRSQCTSNDPSTSTIASTVTQCNDEGNIKYSQLQSFQNKNTSTSKPVESAASVYKLHSLLPLHQTVESEKADITKASAIPILHQSNFVDDKHSIGEKKYCKNGGLIGMKQKQLQDDSSSHIIIQIFNCLSIKPFPSDGFPNVICHDCRMKLESFSKFRNMAHNSHKALREFLVMSQSLELVSENNLSFTTIHTDQALSILTSNSYKNNLYNIDASVVSLSADRQLSRQLFDNHNNDGSNKNYYADSNYYNVLRSIDQPQADNV